The nucleotide window CTACAGGGCTTGGGCGTCAGTGCAAAGCCTCGATCCGTGATCGAATCAGAGCGCTTTGCCGGCGGCCGACATTCTCGGAACCGGCCGAAGCAGGCTCTTCACCTGGGAGAACGGCCTCGGCCGGTTGATGACTTCGTCAAGGCGGGACCACAGCGTCTTCGGCGAGAACGGCTTGGCGATGATCTCGTTGACGCCGAGCGAGATGGCGCGGTCGACGACGTTGCGGCGCGGCTGCGCCAGCATGAGGATGATCGGCACCGTGGGCGAGGGTGAGGTGGTGGGCGTGCGCGCGAGGCGGATGAACTCCTCGCCAGACAGGATCGCGAGGTCCCAATCGATGATCGTGATGTCCGGTTTGCTCTCGGCGAGCACACCGAGGGCCTCGGCACCGTCCGGGGCCTCGAGCACGCGCTTGATCCCGACACGCATCAGCATGTCGCGAACGATTCGGCGGATATAGAGGCTCTCGTCCACGACGAGGGCCGACAGATCCGGAAATGACGGGGTTGCGATCATCGGCCAAGGGTTCCGGGACGCTCGTTTTTGCGAGCGCCTCGCGGCAGCCTAGCGGCCCAACGATGTGCATTGTCCTAACGCGACCGCGTAAATTTCGGCCGGTGAAGTCATTCAGGCGAATGGCGTTTGCGCATCCTGTACGCAATGCCCCTCACCGGGGGCCGGAGGCGCGGGACATGCGCCATTGCGTAATCTGCCGC belongs to Methylobacterium sp. 77 and includes:
- a CDS encoding response regulator; its protein translation is MIATPSFPDLSALVVDESLYIRRIVRDMLMRVGIKRVLEAPDGAEALGVLAESKPDITIIDWDLAILSGEEFIRLARTPTTSPSPTVPIILMLAQPRRNVVDRAISLGVNEIIAKPFSPKTLWSRLDEVINRPRPFSQVKSLLRPVPRMSAAGKAL